One genomic window of Candidatus Bathyarchaeota archaeon includes the following:
- a CDS encoding collagen-like protein, producing MRNGTWKLFAIALIVGLFAGLIGGILSAQFFIKPGPTGPQGEKGDRGDTGAIGSQGIQGEDGSQGIQGEDGSQGIPGINGTDAILQVIQKRNTTEIITAGLNLTQWYNISDLDSSMEIVVSSQQESRIFVQFSTSHTLEPPASIWVRIVVDGVLNSSKYICSIGPPASGTYNIPGHIEFLTDSLDAGVHTINVQFLVETGSPTLRERTLTVTEILA from the coding sequence ATGAGAAATGGAACATGGAAGCTTTTTGCCATAGCATTAATTGTCGGACTATTTGCAGGTCTTATAGGAGGAATACTGAGCGCTCAATTCTTTATAAAACCAGGTCCAACTGGTCCTCAAGGTGAAAAAGGTGACAGAGGGGATACAGGAGCGATTGGTTCTCAAGGAATTCAAGGAGAGGATGGTTCTCAAGGAATTCAGGGAGAGGATGGTTCTCAAGGAATTCCAGGGATAAATGGAACTGATGCAATTCTCCAAGTAATCCAAAAGAGAAACACTACTGAGATAATTACTGCTGGTCTTAACTTAACGCAATGGTATAATATTTCTGACTTGGACTCATCAATGGAGATTGTAGTCAGCAGTCAACAGGAGTCCAGAATCTTCGTGCAATTCTCAACTTCTCACACACTAGAACCACCAGCATCAATTTGGGTAAGAATCGTTGTCGATGGCGTTCTTAATAGCAGTAAATATATATGTTCAATCGGACCACCAGCCAGCGGAACCTACAATATACCAGGTCACATAGAATTCTTAACAGACTCACTGGATGCAGGAGTACATACAATAAACGTGCAGTTTCTAGTGGAAACAGGATCTCCTACACTGCGTGAAAGAACACTCACCGTCACTGAAATCCTAGCTTAG
- a CDS encoding formylmethanofuran dehydrogenase subunit C — MAITLRLKKELKVPISGKCLSPNIFAGKSLEEIAKLQLWEGNRKRRINDVFEIEGNCGKTPSDVTIRLIGNLSKVHRIGVGMTDGEVKVQGDVGMHLGEEMKGGKITVEGNADSWVGSAMKGGTIEVKKDAGDYIGGAYRGSTKGMQGGTIIIRGNAGTEVGCYMRKGLIKVYGDVDQFVGIRMRKGNIIVHGNAKERAGAFMIGGKIILCSSVASVLPTFTIDSIKSKAKAEEEKIKGPFYLFIGDLTEHGNGKLYVSKNKNEHLKNCEEIL, encoded by the coding sequence ATGGCTATAACGCTGCGACTAAAAAAGGAGCTAAAAGTACCAATTAGCGGAAAATGTCTCTCCCCAAACATCTTTGCTGGAAAGTCATTAGAGGAAATAGCGAAGCTTCAGCTTTGGGAAGGAAACCGCAAACGAAGAATAAACGATGTTTTTGAGATAGAAGGAAACTGCGGGAAAACGCCTAGTGACGTAACCATCCGTCTCATTGGGAATCTGTCTAAGGTTCACAGAATAGGTGTAGGTATGACTGACGGCGAAGTAAAAGTTCAAGGAGACGTTGGAATGCATCTTGGCGAAGAGATGAAAGGCGGAAAAATCACAGTAGAAGGCAACGCTGATTCTTGGGTTGGTTCTGCAATGAAAGGTGGAACAATTGAAGTGAAAAAAGACGCAGGAGACTACATCGGCGGAGCCTATCGAGGAAGCACCAAAGGCATGCAAGGTGGAACAATCATTATACGCGGAAATGCCGGAACAGAAGTCGGGTGCTACATGAGGAAAGGCTTAATCAAAGTCTACGGTGATGTCGATCAATTTGTAGGCATTCGCATGAGAAAGGGAAACATAATTGTTCACGGCAACGCCAAAGAAAGAGCTGGAGCATTCATGATAGGCGGAAAAATAATCTTATGCAGCTCCGTTGCATCTGTTCTACCTACATTTACAATCGACAGCATAAAGAGCAAAGCAAAAGCAGAAGAAGAAAAAATCAAAGGCCCCTTTTACCTGTTTATCGGCGACCTCACTGAACATGGAAACGGAAAGCTCTATGTATCAAAAAACAAAAACGAACATCTAAAAAACTGCGAAGAAATACTCTGA
- the mch gene encoding methenyltetrahydromethanopterin cyclohydrolase produces MLSVNQKAYELVQTLCEESAEYCVSVKKTKPGTTLIDAGIHSKGGFNAGKTITEICMGGLGEARIFSKRYDNFELPAIFVQTDNPAVATLGSQFAGWQIKSGDFFAIGSGPARALALKPHDIFDKIKYEDKADVAVIVLETSKEPSESLIKELSSECKVAPNQLYIILVPTTSAAGSTQISGRIVETGVHKLFKLGVDPLSIQHAWGYAPIAPVGPKFTEAMGKTNDAILYGGVSYYALKHKNDEKLKALLEKAPSSASKQYGKPFKEIFKEANYDFYQIDPNLFAPAKFIVNNVTTGNVFQVGEVNVKVLKQSLGLLR; encoded by the coding sequence ATGTTGAGCGTAAACCAAAAAGCCTATGAACTAGTTCAGACGTTGTGCGAGGAATCTGCCGAATACTGCGTATCAGTCAAAAAAACAAAGCCAGGAACAACATTAATTGACGCAGGAATACATTCAAAGGGCGGCTTCAACGCAGGCAAAACGATCACAGAAATCTGCATGGGCGGTCTTGGCGAAGCACGCATATTTTCGAAACGCTACGACAACTTTGAACTTCCCGCAATATTCGTCCAAACCGACAACCCCGCAGTAGCCACTTTAGGTTCCCAATTCGCAGGATGGCAAATAAAATCTGGCGATTTCTTCGCAATAGGTTCTGGTCCAGCCCGCGCATTAGCTTTGAAGCCTCACGACATTTTTGACAAGATAAAATATGAGGATAAAGCAGACGTTGCAGTGATAGTTCTAGAAACCAGCAAAGAGCCCTCGGAATCACTCATTAAAGAATTATCTTCTGAATGTAAAGTTGCACCCAACCAGCTATACATTATCCTAGTTCCCACAACAAGTGCAGCAGGGTCAACACAAATTTCTGGGAGAATTGTAGAGACAGGTGTACACAAGCTGTTCAAGTTGGGAGTTGATCCATTATCTATTCAGCATGCATGGGGATATGCACCTATCGCTCCAGTTGGTCCGAAATTTACAGAAGCCATGGGAAAAACGAACGACGCAATTCTATATGGCGGCGTTAGCTACTACGCGTTAAAACACAAAAATGATGAGAAACTAAAGGCTCTATTAGAGAAGGCTCCTTCATCAGCCTCCAAACAATATGGCAAACCATTTAAAGAAATCTTCAAAGAAGCCAACTACGACTTCTACCAAATCGATCCAAACCTTTTCGCCCCTGCAAAGTTCATCGTGAACAATGTTACAACGGGCAATGTTTTCCAAGTTGGAGAAGTCAATGTGAAGGTACTTAAACAATCGCTGGGTTTGTTGCGTTAG
- a CDS encoding formylmethanofuran dehydrogenase subunit B: MSVIKNVTCPVCGTLCDDLEITVEKNVIIDVKNACAIGEAKFMNFSNPEHRNLKPLVRKGGELREVSLDEAVEKSAKILADASYPILYGWSCTSCEAIRIGLELTEEVGGVIDNTSTVCHGPSILSIQDIGISTCTLGQIRHRADLIIYWGCDPYSAHPRHMERYTAFSDGRFQESEWEHYVGRLRGILGKKRLRRASELVSTKEISLPAVTGQKLPPEFETEKRKLVVVDVRKTRSAEFADFFIQVEPNKDFELLQALRLLVRDEELEVDEVAGVPVDLLEELADTMIKCNFGVVFFGVGLTMSYGKLQNIDAAIALTRDLNYRTKFVIMPMRGHFNVAGSNIVSTWQTGYPFAVDFSQGYPRYNPGETSVVDILCRDDADAGLIVASDPVSNFPKEAVQNLVKNPLIAIDPVISPTTMMADVVLPSAFVGIEVGNSTAYRMDGVPLPLKKVVEPPEGVLPDKEILQRILKDVKRFKHH, translated from the coding sequence ATGTCAGTAATCAAAAATGTTACATGTCCAGTTTGCGGAACATTGTGCGACGATCTCGAAATTACAGTAGAGAAAAACGTTATAATCGATGTTAAAAATGCATGTGCAATTGGCGAAGCAAAATTCATGAACTTCTCCAACCCAGAACATCGAAACCTAAAACCTCTTGTAAGAAAAGGAGGAGAACTGAGAGAGGTTTCTTTAGACGAAGCGGTAGAAAAAAGCGCTAAGATCCTCGCCGACGCATCATACCCAATACTCTACGGCTGGAGCTGCACGAGTTGCGAAGCCATTCGGATAGGGCTAGAACTGACTGAAGAAGTTGGAGGAGTCATAGACAACACTTCCACCGTCTGCCACGGGCCCTCAATACTAAGCATCCAAGATATCGGCATATCAACCTGCACCCTAGGTCAAATCCGCCATCGCGCTGACCTAATTATTTATTGGGGATGCGACCCTTACAGTGCCCACCCTCGCCACATGGAACGTTACACGGCTTTTTCAGATGGTCGCTTCCAAGAAAGTGAATGGGAACATTATGTCGGGCGTCTACGGGGCATATTGGGCAAGAAAAGACTACGCAGAGCTTCAGAGCTGGTGTCAACGAAGGAAATTTCATTGCCAGCTGTCACGGGACAAAAACTGCCACCTGAGTTTGAAACGGAAAAGCGAAAGCTAGTCGTTGTAGATGTCCGAAAAACTCGTTCCGCAGAATTTGCCGATTTCTTCATTCAAGTCGAACCGAATAAAGACTTTGAACTCCTTCAAGCTCTCCGTTTATTAGTAAGGGATGAGGAACTCGAAGTCGACGAAGTCGCCGGCGTGCCTGTTGATCTGCTTGAAGAGCTCGCAGATACGATGATAAAATGCAACTTCGGCGTCGTGTTCTTCGGAGTTGGTTTAACCATGAGCTACGGGAAACTACAAAATATTGACGCCGCAATTGCTTTGACGCGAGACCTGAACTACCGCACAAAATTCGTTATCATGCCAATGCGAGGCCACTTCAATGTTGCAGGTTCAAATATCGTTTCTACTTGGCAAACAGGTTATCCCTTCGCCGTAGATTTCTCGCAAGGCTATCCACGTTACAACCCTGGCGAAACATCTGTAGTGGACATACTTTGTCGTGACGACGCTGATGCAGGCCTAATTGTGGCGTCCGACCCTGTTTCCAATTTTCCAAAAGAAGCAGTTCAAAACTTAGTGAAAAACCCTTTAATCGCCATCGACCCCGTGATCTCCCCAACAACAATGATGGCCGACGTAGTACTTCCTTCCGCCTTCGTAGGGATCGAGGTTGGAAACTCAACCGCTTACAGAATGGATGGAGTGCCCCTACCGCTCAAGAAAGTTGTTGAACCGCCAGAAGGAGTTCTACCTGACAAGGAAATTCTACAAAGGATTCTTAAGGACGTGAAGAGGTTCAAACATCACTAA
- a CDS encoding Xaa-Pro peptidase family protein encodes MVRLTISENGHKRRIERVKETLSKRKLDALYLTSGVSFFYLTGYSYIATERPAALVIPLNGEITFMGPLLETDHIPLKTRLVKSIKTYPDYPGKKHPIDHFVQFMKDIGLARKRIGTDNMAGAAGIWGYSGPPITEKLPKAKFILAKDIIESMRLIKSKEEIELIRESAKWANLAHSLLQEYTMPGLWDFDVAIAASHEASVIMKKALGPNYVPQRWGRFPAGAGFRGQVGEMSAIPHSIATKRPMKDGDVLVTGAGAEIGGYSCELERTMILGEPTLKQQKYFEIMLKAQEAAFKALRPCVKCSSVDKATSKVFKKAGLGRLMRHHTGHGLGLEGHELPWLDIGNEVVLKPGMIVSCEPGIYEPGYGGFRHSDTVLITEDSTEMITYYPRDLESLTIPT; translated from the coding sequence ATGGTAAGGTTAACCATAAGTGAAAACGGGCACAAAAGACGAATAGAACGCGTTAAAGAAACGCTTTCCAAAAGAAAACTTGATGCCCTCTACCTTACAAGTGGTGTCAGCTTTTTCTACTTAACGGGTTATTCCTACATCGCCACTGAACGCCCAGCAGCACTGGTCATTCCACTGAACGGCGAAATCACCTTTATGGGACCGCTACTGGAAACTGACCACATTCCATTAAAAACACGTCTCGTAAAAAGCATCAAAACCTACCCAGACTACCCAGGAAAGAAGCATCCCATTGACCATTTCGTCCAATTCATGAAAGACATAGGCTTAGCAAGAAAACGAATAGGCACTGACAACATGGCAGGTGCTGCGGGAATTTGGGGATATAGTGGGCCTCCAATTACTGAGAAGCTGCCAAAAGCCAAGTTTATCCTTGCTAAAGACATTATTGAAAGCATGCGCTTGATAAAATCCAAAGAAGAAATCGAACTCATCCGAGAAAGCGCAAAATGGGCAAACCTAGCACATTCACTGCTGCAAGAATACACTATGCCAGGGTTATGGGACTTTGACGTGGCTATAGCTGCCAGCCATGAAGCGTCAGTGATCATGAAAAAAGCTCTCGGACCAAACTATGTGCCTCAACGTTGGGGGAGGTTCCCAGCGGGCGCAGGCTTTCGAGGGCAGGTTGGCGAAATGTCTGCTATTCCCCACTCGATAGCAACAAAGCGACCTATGAAAGACGGCGACGTACTTGTAACGGGAGCCGGAGCAGAAATAGGCGGCTACAGCTGTGAACTTGAGCGTACTATGATACTGGGCGAACCAACCTTGAAACAACAGAAATACTTCGAAATCATGTTGAAGGCGCAAGAAGCAGCCTTTAAAGCCTTAAGACCATGCGTAAAATGCAGCAGCGTAGACAAAGCGACATCGAAAGTTTTTAAGAAAGCTGGCTTGGGTAGACTGATGAGACATCATACTGGTCACGGCTTGGGGTTAGAGGGACATGAACTGCCATGGTTAGACATTGGAAACGAAGTAGTACTAAAGCCAGGGATGATTGTAAGTTGCGAGCCAGGCATTTACGAACCCGGTTATGGCGGCTTTAGACATTCCGACACAGTTCTAATCACTGAAGACAGCACAGAAATGATTACCTATTACCCAAGAGATTTAGAATCCTTGACAATTCCAACCTAA
- a CDS encoding molybdopterin dinucleotide-binding protein has protein sequence MSRLQVTLLSGRTIDQGTAKERSKLSNEYRESVAICEIDPDDLKELGVKENSNVSVTTKQGSVVVKAKKSKRGPHPKIVYMPYGIWANIIVNPRTHGTGMPSFKGIPAEIQPAPTENVPSVPELLRQVYGKE, from the coding sequence ATGTCAAGGCTCCAAGTCACCCTTCTAAGTGGAAGAACAATAGATCAAGGCACTGCAAAGGAACGAAGCAAACTCTCGAACGAGTACCGTGAAAGCGTGGCCATCTGCGAAATAGATCCTGACGATTTGAAGGAACTGGGCGTGAAGGAAAACTCCAACGTGAGTGTGACAACGAAACAAGGATCGGTGGTCGTGAAAGCCAAAAAGTCAAAAAGGGGGCCTCATCCGAAGATTGTTTACATGCCCTATGGAATTTGGGCAAACATCATAGTTAACCCTCGGACACACGGAACAGGTATGCCCTCTTTCAAGGGGATTCCTGCAGAAATACAACCTGCCCCAACAGAAAACGTTCCAAGTGTTCCAGAACTTCTGAGACAAGTTTACGGGAAAGAATAG
- a CDS encoding class I SAM-dependent methyltransferase, translated as MTEWKQKLQHIHYYNRTASLYNLRYTEEQNLKIKAAVENLDLEKQGSILDMGCGTGLLLPRIRKMAENVVGLDISKGMLGEAKFSIKRSANVHFVLADADNTPFRNNYFDMAFAITLLQNMPNPRHTLQEVKRITKPNATIIVTALKKRFTEHSFLKLLEEADLKPKLLKTGPNLKCHIAPCNKRN; from the coding sequence ATGACTGAGTGGAAGCAAAAACTCCAACACATACACTATTACAATCGCACTGCAAGCCTCTATAACCTCCGCTATACAGAGGAGCAGAATCTTAAGATTAAGGCTGCTGTAGAAAACCTGGACCTTGAGAAACAAGGTTCGATTCTCGACATGGGCTGCGGAACCGGGCTACTTCTTCCGAGAATACGAAAAATGGCGGAAAACGTTGTTGGTTTAGACATATCTAAGGGTATGCTAGGAGAGGCAAAATTCTCCATAAAGCGTTCAGCGAATGTTCATTTCGTTTTGGCCGACGCAGACAACACTCCTTTCCGTAACAACTACTTTGATATGGCTTTTGCCATAACCTTGCTGCAAAACATGCCTAACCCACGTCATACCCTTCAAGAAGTAAAACGCATCACAAAGCCCAACGCTACCATAATCGTTACAGCGTTGAAAAAGCGTTTCACTGAACATTCCTTTCTAAAGCTTTTAGAAGAAGCAGATTTAAAGCCTAAATTATTGAAGACGGGTCCCAATCTGAAATGTCACATTGCACCATGCAATAAGCGTAACTAA
- a CDS encoding formylmethanofuran dehydrogenase subunit A: MKGLLIKNGFVYDPLNNIDGEKMDIAVYNGKIVEKSENAKVIDASGMVVMPGGVDMHSHIAGAKVNLGRLLRPEDHYKDVEPKTTQTRSGVGYSIPSTFTTGYRYARMGWTTVMDPAMPPLKAKHTHEELNDTPMIDKGSYPLLGSNWFVLEHLRAKEYEECAAYVAWMMNATKGYAIKIVNPGGLEAWGFGRNVRDIDDTVPNFDITPREIIQGLCKVNKLLNMPHTIHVHTNNLGKPGNYLTTLETMKCVENLATDEKPVIHLTHCQFSSFAGENWRTFKSASEEISKYVNSHRHVTIDMGQIIFTNTTTMTADGPFQFILYQMTGNKWVNNDVEAETTSGIVPFHYKRKSYVHATQWTIGLELALQIKDPWKVFLTTDHPNAGPFTAYPKVISWLMSQKARIAIMEKISKRARRRALLPAIDREYTLYEIAVVTRAGQAKALGLKNKGHLGVGADADITIYDMDPEKTNLPKHPKRIRRAFKSAAYTIKGGEVVVKNGEIVKSVSGKTYWVNVKASPSLLELEPELQKVFEEYYTVKYENYLVPEHHLAAAAPIPIQAKV, translated from the coding sequence ATGAAAGGACTCTTAATCAAGAACGGTTTTGTCTACGATCCGTTGAACAATATCGATGGAGAAAAAATGGATATTGCTGTTTATAATGGCAAGATTGTGGAGAAATCGGAAAACGCTAAGGTGATTGATGCTTCTGGAATGGTTGTGATGCCTGGCGGCGTAGACATGCACTCTCACATTGCGGGCGCTAAAGTAAACCTAGGCAGATTACTACGGCCAGAAGACCACTACAAAGATGTGGAGCCTAAAACAACTCAAACGCGGTCAGGAGTTGGCTATTCAATTCCCTCAACTTTTACAACGGGCTATCGTTACGCAAGAATGGGGTGGACTACTGTAATGGACCCGGCAATGCCTCCACTAAAAGCTAAACACACACATGAAGAATTGAATGACACACCCATGATAGACAAAGGCTCATATCCTCTCTTAGGCAGCAACTGGTTCGTGTTAGAACATCTGAGAGCAAAGGAGTATGAGGAATGCGCTGCCTACGTAGCTTGGATGATGAACGCCACCAAAGGATACGCCATCAAAATCGTTAACCCTGGAGGACTCGAAGCGTGGGGCTTTGGCAGGAATGTCCGCGACATTGATGATACTGTGCCAAACTTTGACATAACTCCACGCGAAATCATCCAAGGCTTGTGCAAAGTGAATAAACTTCTCAACATGCCACACACCATACATGTGCACACAAACAATCTCGGAAAACCAGGCAACTACCTCACAACCTTAGAAACCATGAAATGCGTTGAGAACTTGGCAACCGACGAAAAGCCTGTAATTCACTTAACTCATTGTCAGTTCAGCTCCTTTGCAGGCGAAAACTGGCGCACTTTCAAATCTGCTTCAGAAGAAATCTCTAAATACGTAAATTCTCACCGACACGTCACTATAGACATGGGACAAATCATTTTCACAAACACGACAACAATGACAGCTGACGGCCCATTCCAGTTCATTCTCTACCAAATGACTGGCAACAAATGGGTAAACAACGATGTAGAGGCTGAAACTACCTCTGGAATAGTGCCATTCCATTACAAACGAAAAAGTTACGTTCACGCCACTCAATGGACAATAGGGCTAGAACTTGCCCTTCAAATAAAAGACCCATGGAAAGTATTCCTAACGACAGATCACCCCAACGCTGGACCATTCACGGCATATCCGAAGGTTATATCATGGCTCATGAGCCAAAAAGCAAGAATTGCAATTATGGAAAAAATAAGCAAGAGGGCAAGACGTAGAGCTCTGCTCCCTGCAATAGACAGAGAATACACGCTCTACGAAATTGCAGTAGTTACCAGGGCTGGTCAGGCTAAGGCTCTGGGCTTGAAGAACAAGGGGCATCTAGGGGTTGGGGCTGACGCAGACATAACTATCTATGATATGGATCCAGAAAAAACGAATCTGCCGAAGCATCCTAAACGAATTAGACGTGCCTTCAAAAGCGCTGCTTACACTATAAAAGGTGGAGAAGTTGTAGTGAAAAACGGAGAAATCGTCAAATCCGTTAGCGGGAAAACGTATTGGGTTAATGTAAAGGCTTCTCCAAGCCTTTTAGAGCTTGAGCCGGAGCTTCAGAAAGTCTTCGAGGAATATTATACGGTTAAATATGAAAACTATCTCGTGCCAGAGCATCACTTAGCAGCTGCAGCCCCAATTCCGATACAAGCAAAGGTGTAA
- a CDS encoding pyridoxal-phosphate dependent enzyme, producing MFKEVEEAYKRLKGVVNLTPVMTSSTLDTITGSYCFLKCENFQKTGAFKFRGAYNALSQLSLEQKKKGVITHSSGNHAQALALAAKLLRIRAVVVMPRNASQVKVTATKGYGAEIITCGPHPTDRERAVEPLIEKHGYTLIHPSDDLDIIAGAGTAAYELVREIGRLDYVFCPVGGGGLLSGTAVATKGLLPSAKVIGVEPENADDAYQSFKAGKIIPVENPDTIADGLRSSLGSNTFRIIRENVDQIITVSEQEIVGAMQFIWERMKLVVEPSGAVSLAGVLSRQIELESKRVGIIISGGNIDLTDFFVRIRQNLRS from the coding sequence ATGTTCAAAGAAGTAGAGGAAGCCTACAAGCGACTAAAAGGAGTTGTCAATCTTACTCCAGTAATGACTTCCTCGACCCTTGATACAATAACCGGTAGTTACTGTTTCTTGAAGTGTGAGAATTTCCAGAAAACTGGGGCTTTCAAATTCAGAGGTGCCTACAATGCCCTGTCACAACTATCTCTAGAACAGAAGAAGAAAGGAGTAATAACGCACTCTTCTGGGAATCATGCACAGGCACTCGCCTTAGCTGCTAAACTTCTGCGAATTAGAGCAGTTGTTGTTATGCCTAGAAATGCTTCTCAAGTGAAAGTGACTGCAACAAAAGGCTATGGGGCGGAAATAATTACTTGCGGTCCTCATCCAACTGACAGAGAAAGGGCCGTTGAACCACTAATCGAAAAACATGGCTACACTCTCATACATCCATCTGATGATCTTGATATTATTGCTGGCGCTGGGACCGCTGCTTATGAATTAGTCAGGGAAATAGGTAGACTCGATTATGTTTTCTGTCCTGTTGGCGGTGGTGGATTGCTGAGCGGAACGGCAGTTGCAACCAAAGGCCTGCTTCCGTCAGCTAAAGTTATTGGCGTTGAACCCGAAAACGCGGATGACGCATATCAGTCATTCAAAGCTGGGAAAATCATACCAGTTGAGAATCCAGACACGATAGCGGATGGTTTAAGAAGCTCTCTTGGAAGCAACACTTTCAGAATAATAAGAGAGAATGTTGATCAGATAATTACGGTTTCAGAACAAGAGATTGTTGGCGCAATGCAGTTCATTTGGGAAAGAATGAAACTGGTGGTTGAACCTTCTGGAGCAGTTTCACTGGCAGGAGTGTTATCGAGGCAAATAGAGTTGGAGTCCAAAAGAGTGGGGATAATAATCAGTGGAGGAAACATTGATTTAACTGATTTCTTTGTTAGAATTCGACAAAACCTAAGGTCCTAG
- the nucS gene encoding endonuclease NucS produces MVSRKHALVLENPRIDEETQRSIKEALAQRKLLLLVGNCWVNYKGRASSKLEPGERIVIIKEDGSVLVHRPCGYEAVNWQPPGCIFQSHVKDGVLQITAVRRKPAESLRIYFDRIYLLSTLKLKDTGEFSLHASEEDMQKAVLLKPSIIEEGFKPISFEKKVEPGFVDVYGIDGEGKLVVVEIKRKTAGRNAALQLSRYVKAVQGIVNREVRGILAAPNIAKGTQTILVTLGLTFKPLDPRKCAEILHKSQTRKLADFFEGAE; encoded by the coding sequence GTGGTTAGTCGAAAGCACGCTCTCGTTCTTGAGAATCCAAGAATTGATGAAGAAACACAGAGGTCGATAAAGGAAGCACTTGCTCAACGTAAACTCTTGCTTTTGGTTGGAAACTGCTGGGTTAACTATAAAGGGCGAGCCAGTAGCAAGCTTGAACCTGGAGAACGTATTGTCATAATAAAGGAAGATGGCTCTGTTTTAGTTCACCGCCCATGCGGTTATGAGGCTGTAAACTGGCAACCACCTGGATGCATTTTTCAATCGCATGTTAAAGATGGTGTCTTGCAGATTACGGCTGTACGTCGCAAGCCTGCAGAATCTCTACGCATATACTTTGACCGCATCTACTTACTTTCAACACTGAAGCTAAAAGACACAGGCGAGTTTTCGCTTCATGCAAGCGAGGAAGACATGCAGAAGGCAGTTCTACTGAAGCCCTCAATCATAGAAGAAGGATTTAAGCCAATTAGCTTTGAGAAGAAAGTTGAGCCTGGCTTTGTGGATGTTTACGGAATAGATGGCGAAGGCAAATTAGTTGTTGTGGAGATTAAACGGAAAACTGCTGGACGGAATGCTGCGCTGCAACTGTCCAGATACGTGAAGGCTGTGCAAGGCATAGTCAACCGGGAAGTGAGAGGAATACTTGCAGCTCCAAACATTGCAAAGGGAACACAGACGATACTAGTAACACTCGGGCTAACCTTTAAGCCCTTAGACCCAAGAAAATGCGCTGAAATCCTTCATAAATCACAAACACGCAAGCTTGCTGACTTCTTCGAGGGTGCTGAATAG